The window ACCGGTGTCGACGACCAGCACTACGACCTCAAGGCCAACTTCGACGCCACCAAGTCGGCGTCCTGCGCCTACGGCAAGCTCGACACCCGCGCGGGCTCGTGGCGCGACACCGGCTCGCACGGCACGCACGTCGCGGGCACGATCGCCGCGGCCAAGAACGGCAAGGGCATGGTCGGCGTGGCGCCGGGCGTGAAGATCGCGTCGGTCCGCATCGCGGAGAACCCGAGCGGCCTGTTCTTCCCGGAGAACACCATCTGCGCGTTCGTCTTCGCCGGTGACAAGGGCTTCGACGTCACCAACAACAGCTACTACACCGACCCGTGGCTGTTCAACTGCCCGGACAACGCCGACCAGGCCGCGATCCTCGAAGGCGTCAAGCGCGCCCAGCAGTACGCCGAGGGCAAGGGTGTCCTCAACGTCTCCGCCGCGGGCAACGAGGACTACAACCTGGCGAGCAAGTCCTCCGACAGCACCAGCCCGAACGACTCGACCCCGGCCAACCGGACGATCAGCAACAACTGCCTGAGCGTCCCGGGTGAGCTGCCCGGTATGGTGTCGGTCTCGTCGATCAACTCGTCGAACGTCAAGTCGTCGTTCTCGAACTACGGCACCGGCAAGATCGCCGTCGCGGCCCCCGGCGACAACGTGTACTCCACCGTCCCCGGCGGCAAGTACGGCGCGAAGTCCGGCACGTCGATGGCGTCCCCGCACGTCGCCGGTGTCGCCGCGCTGCTGGTCAGCGTGAACCCGACCGCCACCCTGGCGGACCTGCGTTCCAAGCTGGCCACCCAGGCCGACGACCTGACCTGCAGTGACAGCCGCTGCTCGGGCACGACCGCGCTGAACAACTTCTACGGCGAGGGCCGCGTCGACGCCCTGGCCGCGGTCTCCGACGGTGGCACCACCCCGCCGCCCACCGGCACGGTCTTCGAGAACACCGCTGACGTCAGCATCCCCGACGCGGGCGCGGCTGTGTACAGCAACATCGTGGTCTCGGGTGTCACGGGCAACGCCCCGGCGACGCTGAAGGTCGACGTCAACATCGTGCACACCTGGCGCGGTGACCTGGTCATCGACCTGATCGCCCCGGACGGCACCGCCTACCGGCTCAAGGCGTCGTCGTCGAACGACTCGGCGGACAACGTGATCGCCACCTACACGGTGAACGCGTCGACCGAGGTCGCCAACGGCACGTGGAAGCTCAAGGTCCAGGACGTGGCACGGTACGACACCGGCCACATCAACTCCTGGAAGCTGACCTTCTAACTAGATCCCCGCGGGAACTGTGACCGCCCCCGTCGAGGCCTTCCGGCTCTCGGCGGGGGCTTTCAGCACTTCGGGGTAGGTGACGCCGGTGGCGCCGTGGTGGCGGGCGATGTCGATGGCGTCGAGGACCGCCTGCCGGGGGCCGGGACGAACCAGGTCGGCGGCGTCGACGGCGAGGCGGATCAGGCCGCCGCGGCGGGCGGTGCGGGCGGCGGCGAGGACGTAGGTGAAGCACCAGAGGGTTTCGCCGCGTTCGGTCTGGGCGAAGCCCAGGACGCGGGCGCGGTGGACGCCCTCGGTGGTGAGGTCGTGCACGCCGTGCAGGTCGGCGCAGAGGCTGAAGCCCTTGCGGCGCAAGGCGGTGAGAGTCCCGCGGGAGGCGTGCCAGCGCGGCGGGGCGAAGCTGTCGGTGGACAGGCCGAGCCGCTCCATCGCCGACACGGCGGCCGTCAGGCGCAGCCCTGCCTCATGCGCGGGCAGGGCGCCGAACTCGGCCCGGCGGGCCAGCGACACCGTGCGCCGCGCGCGGGGTTCCGGGGAATGGTCGAAGCCGTGCATCAGCACCGCGTCGCCCGCGGCCCGGCGGGTGCGGACCCAGTCGGCGACCGCGCCGTCGCGGCGAGGGGCGAAGAGAAGGGACAGGGGGACCTGTCGCTTCTGCATCTCCTCGGCGAGGTCGGCGCAGCGGTGCAGGGTTCGGGTGTCGATCCCGGCCAGCGAAACCACGAGTCTTGCCGTCACCTATCAAGCTCAGCGCATCCCGGTGACGGCCAGGTGTCACTTGTGGATAATCACCCGATCCAGTCGCTGAACTTCCGTCCCGTGACCTGCTCGTAGGCCTGGACGTAGCGCGACCGGGTGGCTTCGACGACCTCGGCGGGCATCGGGGGCGGCGGCTGGTTGCCCTCGCGGTCCCAGCCGGTCTCCGGCGAGGTCATCCAGTCGCGGACGAACTGCTTGTCGAACGACGGCTGCGCGTGGCCCGGCTCGTAGGTGTCGGCGGGCCAGTAGCGCGAGGAGTCGGGGGTCAGGACCTCGTCGCCGAGGACGATGACGCCGTCGAGGAGCCCGAACTCGAGCTTGGTGTCGGCCAGGATGACGCCACGGCCGTGCGCGTAGTCGGCGGCCTTCGAGTAGATGGCGAGGGTGAGCTCGCGGACCTTGCCCGCGAGGTCGGCGCCGATCTCCGCGACCACCGCGTCGAAGCTGATGTTCTCGTCGTGCTCACCCAGTTCCGCCTTGGTGGCCGGGGTGAAGATCGGCTCAGGCAGCTTCGAGCCCTCGACCAGGCCGCCGGGGAGCGTGACACCGCAGACGGCGCCGGTGCGGTCGTAGTCCCGGGTGCCCGAGCCCGCGAGGTACCCGCGCGCCACGGCTTCGACCGGCAGCATCTCCAGGCGCTTCACGATCAGCGCCCGGCCGCGGACCTCGGCGGGGATGCGGTCGTCGTCGTAGGAGACGAGGTGGTTGGGCACGAGGTCGCCGAGCAGCTCGAACCAGAAGACGCTCATCGCGGTGAGGATGCGGCCCTTGTCCGGGATCGGCACGTCCAGCACGAAGTCGTAGGCGGAGATCCGGTCGGAGGCGACGAGGAGGAGATGGTCGTCGTCGACGGCGTAAAGTTCGCGGACTTTGCCTGCGGCGATCTTGGGGTACTCAGCGAGCGTCGGCACGCTGCGGAAGCTTACGTGGCAGGCTCGGCGCCACCGGGCCCCACCTCACCCGATCAGGGGTGACGCGGTGGCCCTGGTCGGCGACACTTCGTCAATGGCGTACGACTGGATCTCGTTCACCACCGACTACGGCCTCGCCGACGGCTTTCCCGCGGCCTGCGAGGGTGTCATCGCCCGGATCGCCCCGGCGGCCCGGGTCATCCACGTGACGCACCTGGTGCCGCCGCAGGACATCCGGCGCGGGGCGGCCGTGCTCGCGCAGACCGTCCCGCACCTGCCGTCCGCGGTGCACCTGGCGGTGGTCGACCCCGGTGTCGGCACCACGCGCAGGCCCGTGTGCGTCGCCACCGGGGCGGGGATGCTCGTCGGACCGGACAACGGCCTGCTGATCCCCGCAGCCATCGCCCTGGGCATCTCCGCGGCGTTCGAGCTGACCGAGTACCGGCTGAACCCGGTCTCGGCGACCTTCCACGGGCGCGACATCTTCGCCCCCGCCGCCGCCCACCTCGCCGCGGGCCTGTCCCCGGAACGGCTCGGGCCTGAGATCGACCTCGGCACCCTGGTCCGGCTCCCCGAACCCGAAACCGTCGCCACGCCGGGCAGGCTCGCCACCGAGGTGCTCAGCTCCGACACCTTCGGCAACCTGCAGCTCGCCGCGACCGCCCTGGACCTGGCCGCGTCCGGGGCGAAGGCGCGCACCCGGGTGCACGCCCAGGTCGGCGACCGGTCCGTCGAAGCCGTTGTCGGACAGACCTTCGCCGACGCCGAACCCAGCGGCGCGGTGCTGCTCGTCGACTCCGCCGGGCACCTCGCGCTCGCGATCAACGGCGGCTCGGCGGCGGACGAACTGCGCGCGGGCGCGGGAAGCCCGGCGGTCGTGCTGATCGGCCGCTAGGCGCAGGCAAGGCGCGCGGTGGCCTTCTTGCTGATCGTGTTGGGCATGTCCACTTCCAGGGTGTACGAGCCGTCCCGGACCCGTTCTTCGGCGGGGACGCCGAACTGCCAGGTGATCTCGTCGAGCCGCTTGGTCCCGGCGGCGTCGAACCGGAGCGTCCCGGAGTCGTTCGGGCCGATGGCGCCGTCCGAGCGGATCCAGCGGTAGCGGACCTCGCCCGCGCCGTTGGCGACGATGGCGCCGCGGAAGGTGAACACCTTGCTCTCGGTGTCGCAGGCGACCGTGCCGCCGGACGGCTCGACGTTGAGCTGCACCTCGGTGACGGCGAACGCGGGCGGCTTCGTGTCCTTCTTGGTGGTCTTGGTCGTGGTCGTGATCCGACCGCCGCCGCTGTTGCCACCACCGCCACCACCACCGGACTTGGTCGTGGTCGTGGTCGTGGTGGTGGTGACCGAAGTCGACGCCGCACCCGCTTCGGACTTCTTCGGGCCGAGCAAGGCGTACGCGCCCACCAAGGCCGTGATCAACGCGGCCACCGCGCCGATCACGGCCGCCGCCGCACCCCAGCCGCTCCTGCCATCCCCGCTCATCAATCGCTCCTCTCACAAACGGCGTGAGAGAGATCGACAACGGTCGGACCGACGTGACGGGTCCAGCCGGAATTCGCCCGATCGGGCTTAGAGGATCGCCCCCGGCACGTAACCGGTGGCCTCGGGGAAGCGGCCCAGCACCTCTTCGACCCGCTTCACGACGGCCGCCACCTGCGCGCCCGCCACCCCGGTGAAGGGCAGCCGGTCGGCGAGCAGCGCGTCGAGGCGGGCGCGGTCGAGCGGGATGCGGTCGTCGGCGGCGAGGCGGTCGAGCAGGTCGTTGCGCTCGATGCCCTCCTCGCGCATCGCCAGGGCCACGGCCACCGCGTGCTCCTTGATCGCCTCGTGCGCGGTCTCGCGGCCGACACCGGCCTGCACGGACGCCATGAGCACCTTTGTGGTCGCCAGGAACGGCAGGTAGCGGTCGAGTTCCCGGGCGACGACGGCCGGGTAGGCGCCGAACTCGTCGAGCACGGTCAGGAACGTCTCCAGCAGGCCGTCGAGCGCGAAGAACGCGTCGGGCAGCGCGACGCGGCGGACCACCGAGCACGACACGTCGCCCTCGTTCCACTGGTCGCCCGCGAGCTCGCCGACCATCGACGCGTACCCGCGCAGGATCACGGCGAGACCGTTGACCCGCTCGCAGGAGCGCGTGTTCATCTTGTGCGGCATGGCCGACGAGCCCACCTGGCCCGGCTTGAAGCCCTCGGTGACCAGCTCGTGCCCGGCCATCAGCCGGATCGTCTTCGCCACGCTCGACGGCGCCGCCGCGAGCTGGACCAGCGCGGACACCACGTCGTAGTCGAGCGAGCGCGGGTAGACCTGGCCGACGCTGGTGAACCGGTTCTCGAAGCCGAGGTGCTCGGCGACGACCCGCTCCAGCTCGTCGAGCTTGTCCTGGTCGCCGCCCAGCAGGTCGAGCATGTCCTGCGCGGTGCCGACCGGGCCCTTGATGCCGCGCAGCGGGTAGCGGGCGATCAGCTCGTCGACCCGCTGGAAGGCGACCAGCAGCTCGTCGGCGCCGGTCGCGAAGCGCTTGCCCAGGGTGGTGGCCTGCGCGGCGACGTTGTGCGAGCGGCCGGTCAGGACCAGGTCGCCGTGCTCGGCGGCCAACCGGGCCAGCCGGGACAGCACCGCGGCGACCCGGCCGCGGATCAGCTCCAGCGACCGGCGGACCTGCAGCTGCTCGACGTTCTCGGTGAGGTCACGCGAAGTCATGCCCTTGTGCACGTGCTCGTGCCCGGCCAGCGCGTTGAACTCCTCGATGCGCGCCTTCACATCGTGGCGGGTGACCCGCTCACGGTCGGCGATGCTGCCGAGGTCGACGTCGGGCAGGACCCGGCGGTAGTCCTCGATGGCCTGCTCTGGAACGTCGATACCCAGCTTGGCCTGCGCGGAGAGCACGGCGAGCCACAGCTCGCGCTCCATCCGAACCTTCTCCTCGGGCGACCACAGGGTGGCCAACTCGGTGGAGGCATAGCGGCCTGCGAGGACGTTGGGGATGCGGGGCTTCTGCGCGGCGGTCACGTTTGCCCAGCTTACCGGGGTACCGGAGGCACCCCCAGTGCCCCCGGTACCCCGCGGCTCAGAAGTGCAGAGCCGGGTCGTTGGCGAGCGCGGTCAGATAGCCGTCGATGACCTCGGCCGATGGCGCCCCGGACTCGCCCGCATGCCACTGCGCAGTGACAACCGAGAGGTCGGGACGGACGACATCCACCGACCGGCTGAGCCGAAAGCGCCCACCTACTCCCATCCCTCCGGAACGGCACTCGGTCTCGGCGCCCACACAGTCGGACAGGTCCTCCGCACCGGTCGCGATCACCGTGAAGTGGATCCCATGCTGCGCACCGTTCAGGGTGAAGGTCGTGAACTGCGCTATTCCGACGAACCCCAGAAGATCTGGTGCCACACCAGCCCTGGTCACGATGTTCGTGGCACCGGGAATGGCGGCGGCGATCCGCGCGGGCAAGGCGGCAGCCAAGGCCGCCGACCGCTCGGCGATTTGAGCGGGCCGGTACGTGGGTGTGGTGGGTGACGCCACCGAGGTCGTCGACGACGGCCCCGGAAAGGTCATCGCCTGAACATCATCCATCGCCTTCGCCGTGGTCGGCACCACGATGATCGCCCCGACCAGCACGACGGTGGCCGCGGCGGTAGCCACGAGCGCGCGCTTGCGGGACGTCTCTTTGCGCGCGCTCGCGATCACGTCGTCGATATCGAGGTTCAGTGGCGGCTCGGACTCGAGCGCCCCGAGCAAGTCGTCTCGAAGGTCGGTGTCATGCATGTTCCAACTCCCCCTCGGACAACCGGGCGACGGCCGCGCGCAGCGAGTCCAGCCCGCGCGCTGCCTGGCTCTTGACCGTGCCCTCGGTGCACCGCATGACCCGCGCGGTCTCGGCGACGCTCAGCTCGTCGAAGTACCGCAGGACCAGCACCGCGCGCTGGCGCGGCGCCAACGTCAGCAGGGCCTGGTGGACGAGATCGCGGTCCCACGAGCGGCCGACGCCCTCGGCGATGTCGATGTTCGGGTCGGCGGTGTCGGGCACCTCGGAGCCGACCGGCTCCCGGCGGCGCCACGGCTTGCGCTTCTCGTCGAGCCAGGTGCGCAGCAGGACGGTGCGGGCGTAGTTGTGCACGGTGTCGCGCTTGCCCAGC is drawn from Actinokineospora alba and contains these coding sequences:
- a CDS encoding S8 family peptidase, producing MFLRSRNRLGRAATVALVGAGLIATAGTAFAAPGAPAAPGSIYGSDSISSLGSISSPVAAGTRSYLVITAPNDTAGAKTAVGTNGGSVFASYDAIGVIVAHSAAADFASKMRTVTGVQQVGASRTSDVPAEATNPAIPPAPAQVTPTTSETARVDMTQIGADKAWAVNTGSSAVTVGVLDTGVDDQHYDLKANFDATKSASCAYGKLDTRAGSWRDTGSHGTHVAGTIAAAKNGKGMVGVAPGVKIASVRIAENPSGLFFPENTICAFVFAGDKGFDVTNNSYYTDPWLFNCPDNADQAAILEGVKRAQQYAEGKGVLNVSAAGNEDYNLASKSSDSTSPNDSTPANRTISNNCLSVPGELPGMVSVSSINSSNVKSSFSNYGTGKIAVAAPGDNVYSTVPGGKYGAKSGTSMASPHVAGVAALLVSVNPTATLADLRSKLATQADDLTCSDSRCSGTTALNNFYGEGRVDALAAVSDGGTTPPPTGTVFENTADVSIPDAGAAVYSNIVVSGVTGNAPATLKVDVNIVHTWRGDLVIDLIAPDGTAYRLKASSSNDSADNVIATYTVNASTEVANGTWKLKVQDVARYDTGHINSWKLTF
- a CDS encoding DUF2334 domain-containing protein; translation: MTARLVVSLAGIDTRTLHRCADLAEEMQKRQVPLSLLFAPRRDGAVADWVRTRRAAGDAVLMHGFDHSPEPRARRTVSLARRAEFGALPAHEAGLRLTAAVSAMERLGLSTDSFAPPRWHASRGTLTALRRKGFSLCADLHGVHDLTTEGVHRARVLGFAQTERGETLWCFTYVLAAARTARRGGLIRLAVDAADLVRPGPRQAVLDAIDIARHHGATGVTYPEVLKAPAESRKASTGAVTVPAGI
- a CDS encoding phosphoribosylaminoimidazolesuccinocarboxamide synthase translates to MPTLAEYPKIAAGKVRELYAVDDDHLLLVASDRISAYDFVLDVPIPDKGRILTAMSVFWFELLGDLVPNHLVSYDDDRIPAEVRGRALIVKRLEMLPVEAVARGYLAGSGTRDYDRTGAVCGVTLPGGLVEGSKLPEPIFTPATKAELGEHDENISFDAVVAEIGADLAGKVRELTLAIYSKAADYAHGRGVILADTKLEFGLLDGVIVLGDEVLTPDSSRYWPADTYEPGHAQPSFDKQFVRDWMTSPETGWDREGNQPPPPMPAEVVEATRSRYVQAYEQVTGRKFSDWIG
- a CDS encoding SAM hydrolase/SAM-dependent halogenase family protein, with the translated sequence MAYDWISFTTDYGLADGFPAACEGVIARIAPAARVIHVTHLVPPQDIRRGAAVLAQTVPHLPSAVHLAVVDPGVGTTRRPVCVATGAGMLVGPDNGLLIPAAIALGISAAFELTEYRLNPVSATFHGRDIFAPAAAHLAAGLSPERLGPEIDLGTLVRLPEPETVATPGRLATEVLSSDTFGNLQLAATALDLAASGAKARTRVHAQVGDRSVEAVVGQTFADAEPSGAVLLVDSAGHLALAINGGSAADELRAGAGSPAVVLIGR
- the purB gene encoding adenylosuccinate lyase, translating into MTAAQKPRIPNVLAGRYASTELATLWSPEEKVRMERELWLAVLSAQAKLGIDVPEQAIEDYRRVLPDVDLGSIADRERVTRHDVKARIEEFNALAGHEHVHKGMTSRDLTENVEQLQVRRSLELIRGRVAAVLSRLARLAAEHGDLVLTGRSHNVAAQATTLGKRFATGADELLVAFQRVDELIARYPLRGIKGPVGTAQDMLDLLGGDQDKLDELERVVAEHLGFENRFTSVGQVYPRSLDYDVVSALVQLAAAPSSVAKTIRLMAGHELVTEGFKPGQVGSSAMPHKMNTRSCERVNGLAVILRGYASMVGELAGDQWNEGDVSCSVVRRVALPDAFFALDGLLETFLTVLDEFGAYPAVVARELDRYLPFLATTKVLMASVQAGVGRETAHEAIKEHAVAVALAMREEGIERNDLLDRLAADDRIPLDRARLDALLADRLPFTGVAGAQVAAVVKRVEEVLGRFPEATGYVPGAIL
- a CDS encoding RNA polymerase sigma factor, with the translated sequence MRDDEDFRVFAHEHARTLRRSAYLFCGDWHTAEDLVQTTLVKIYRSWSKLGKRDTVHNYARTVLLRTWLDEKRKPWRRREPVGSEVPDTADPNIDIAEGVGRSWDRDLVHQALLTLAPRQRAVLVLRYFDELSVAETARVMRCTEGTVKSQAARGLDSLRAAVARLSEGELEHA